Part of the Posidoniimonas polymericola genome, AGTCGATGCGGGTCAGCCCGGCCAGGTTTTGCATGACGTCATCGGCCTCTTGGCCGGCGGCGATCTTGTTCTCGATCTCTTTCTCGAGCCGCGTCAGCGACACCTTGCGGAGTTTGCTCGGCTTGGTGAGGTCGCCTTCGAAGGCGGCCATTGCCTGCTGTACGCGTTGCCGCCCGAGGTTGCCTGTCGGGTCCGCCACCGAGACACGCTTCATCACGCCCTCGGCGTCGACGACCACGCCCGAGGCGCCCTGGGTGCCGGTGGTGCCGCCACCGCCGCCTCCCAAGCCGCCACCGCCGCCTCCAAAGCCGCCGCCGCCTTGGCCACCGCCGCCGCCACCAAACTGGGCAGACGCCGGCACGACGCACAAAGCAACGGCCAGCAGGCCGCCAAACAGGCTACAAAAAAGTGTTGGAGCAGCGACACGCATGGTCGGATCACCCTGGTAAGGTCGGCGGTTTCTTCTCGCCCGGCAGGGGCGGTGAGCAGCCGCCGGGGTTCCTGGTTCGCGGGGATGCCCGCCTTGCCAATTCTCGATGCGGCGGGCTGGGCGCAAGGTGGGTCGAAGACCCGTGGCACCTTCCGTTGATCGTAATCAGTCAAAATAGGTAAAGCAAGAAATAGGCAGGGTTTTGGGCGGTTCTGGCGCCCGCAACACGACGTAATCCCCGTCTCGCGGCCCTACCACCGCTACTGCCGGCGCCACCCGCAGGCCCCCAACCGGCATGTTGAGAAAACTCACCGCCAGAGGTTGCAAATTAACAACACGCCCCAAGTCGGGCGGTAGAGTTGCGTGGCCGACCCGCTGCGCGCTCCTGGAGGACGCTGCGGCGAGACCGGCCCCAACCCCCTGACCACGCCGGATGCGGTCAGCCCCAGCCCAGCATGAAGCCCCGAACTCCCCAATCCGCTCTCCCCCTAGTGCTGGCCGCCCTGGCGGTCGCCACGCTGACGGGCTGCGCTATGAACGGGTTGCCGCGGATCGACCCGTCTGGCGAGCGGTTCTTTATCTGGCCCGACAGCCAGCCGGTGGTGGGGCCGCTGGCCTCGCCCGGGGCGGTGATCGCCCCGCCGGGCGGCAACGCCACGCTGCCGCCGGTCGGCTCCGCCGGGACCACCGCCTCGACCGGGCCGAGCTGCCCGCTTTGTCCGCTGTGCCCGCTCGGCTGCCCGCTGGGCGGCTTATTCGATGACAAGACCGTGATCGGCCCGGTGGCGGGCGGACCGCCGCCGGTCGAGCCGACCAACCGGGTCACCCTCACGCCAGGTCGCGTGCTCGCGCCGGTGGGCAGCGAGGTAGTGCTCCGCGCCGGCGTCTGCGGCAAGGACGGCTACCTGCTGACCAACCGCAAGGTTGAATGGATGATCGACCAGGAGGGCGTCGGGCAGTTCGCCGAGATCGGCGACGCCGGCCAGCGCGACTTCATGCGTTACCCCTGGAGCACGCCGAAGAAGATCAACAACACCTACGCTGTGGGCTACACCTCGCCGGTGCACACCTGCCTGCGACGCGGCACCGCCGACCCGGCCGACGACCTGCAGATCAACGACGGCGAGGCCTGGGTGAGCATCACGAGCCCGTCGGAGGGGACTAGCTACATCACGGCCTACGCGCCGAACGAAGACAACTGGAACGCCCGCCGCGCGCAGGCCACGATCTACTGGGTCGACGCGCAGTGGCGGCTGCCGCCGTCGGCCGTGATCGCCGCCGGGCAGCCCCATGTCCTGGCGACCACCATCACCCGCCAGACCGATGGCGCCCCGCTCGCCGGCTGGATCGTCCGCTACGAGGTCGCCGACGGCACGGGCGCCCGGCTCGGCTACGACGCCGGGCAAGTCTCGGAGGTCACATCGGACAACCGCGGCGTCGCGCAGGTCGAGGTCACCCCGACCGACGCCCAGCCCGGTTCGTCGCGGATCCGGATCACGGTGGTGCGTCCCGAGCAGGCCGGCATCGCGTCGAGCCCGCGGCTGGACGTCGGCGCCGGCGAGGCGACCATCACCTGGTCGAACACCGCCGCGGGCACGCAGCCGCTGTTCCCGCCGGTCACGCCGCAACTGCCAGCGACGCCGCCCGCGTTCCCCCAGCAACCGACCGAGCCCAACCCGCGTCCCCAGCTGCCGCCGGACAACGAGCCCCCCATCGGCATCGAGCCCCCCGGCCGCCCGGACCTAGAGGTGAGGGTTCAGAAGATCACGCCCGACCCGATCAAGGTGGGCCAAGAAGTGACCTACAACATCGTCATCCGCAACATCGGCGACGGCGTGGCCCGCAACGTGCGTCTGTTCGACGTGTTCGACCCCGGGCTCGCCAGCCCGCAAGACGGGGAACGCGTGGGGCGGATCGACTCCAAAGACAACATCAAGGACATTGCGCCGACAGGAACTCGCGAGATTCCCCTCACCTTCGATGTGCTCACCGCCGGCGAGCATTGGCACGAGGTGACCGTGAAGGCCGATGGCGGAGTCGACGCGTTTTACAAGGCCGACTTCACCGCGATCGACGACCAGCCGGTTGCCGCCGCGGTCACGATGCAGACCGACATCGCGCCTGTGCGTCCCACCGTGGGCGACGAGGTGCGATTCAAGATCGTCCTCGAAAACACCTCCAACGTGCCAGCGACCAACCTGCGGCTCGAGATTGCCCCCGACCCCGCATTGAGGGTCACCGGAATCCTGCCGGAGAACCTCAGCAACGTCACGCAGGCATTGACCACGGGCGGTGCGATCACTCCGCTCGGCACGCTGGCCGCGGGGCAGAAGGTCACGATCCGCTACGGCTGCAACGCCAACATGGCGACCCAAATCGGCAACCCGGCCGAGATCACCGCCTTCCTCAAGGGCGACGGCATCAGCCTGGCGGGCCGCGAGCAGATCGAGATCCTGCCGGCGGCCGCCGCGCCCCCGGCGGCCGCGCCGCTGGGCGTGTCGGTCCAGACCTCGGCGAACCCCATCCGGCGGAATGGCCAGGCCGACGTAACCGTCACGCTGACCAACAACACGGCCCAGCCGCTGTTGGGGGTGAACGTCGACATCCGCATCCCGCCGCAGCTCTCGCCGCGGCCGCTGGTGGCCGACACGCCGATCGGCACAGCGCTGATCGCCCAGCAGCCGTTCCTGCGGCTCAGCCCGGCCATCGCCTCGCTCGCGCCCGGCGGCAAGGCGACCATCCGCGTCCCGTACGACGCGGTGAACCCAGGGCAGGGCGCGGTAGAAGCCCGCGGCACGTGGCAGGGCGGCACGGCGCCGTCCGATGGCCGCGTGATCGTCACGGTCGAGCCGTAGGGCTTTGCCGAATGCGTGCCGGTGGGGGTACTATCAAGCGATGCCCCGCTACGTCCTCCTCCGCCACGAGTGCCCCCCCGACTACCGCGTCGGTTCGCACTGGGACTTGATGCTCGAGCGCGACGGCGTGCTGCTCACTTGGTCGCTGCCGAGGTTGCCCGCGCGGTGGGGAGGCAGTTCGGGAGACGAAATCGAAGCCGAGCGGCTCCCCGATCACCGGCTGGCGTACCTAGACTACGAGGGCCCGGTGAGCGGCAGCCGCGGCGAGGTGCGCCGTGTCGTCGCGGGGGAATTCACTTGGATGAGCTGCGACGAGCAAAGAGTCGAAGCCGAGCTAGCCAGCGGCAAGATCACACTGAACAACAGCGGTTCGACTTGGCAACTAAGGGTGACGAGCTAAGCCGCCGCCAGCGAACCGCCCTGCACACGGCCATCGACCAGCGTGACGATGCGGTGCGCCCGATCAGCGATCCGCAGGTCGTGCGTGACGAGGACGATTGTCAGCTGCTGCTCTTCGTTGAGCCGCTCCAGCAGCCGCAGGATCTCCTCGCCCGTGTTCTGGTCGAGGTTGCCGGTCGGCTCGTCGGCCAACAGCAGCCGCGGCTCGCTCATCAGCGCACGCGCGATCGCGACCCGCTGCATCTCGCCGCCCGACAGCTCGCGCGGCTTGTGGTTTAGGCGGTGCGACAGCTCGACGGTCTCCATCAGCTGCTCGGCCCGCTGGCGGAGCTGCTTCCGGTTGCGCCAATAGCCAAGGGTGCTGTAGCGGATCATCGCCGGCGACAGCACGTTCTCGATCGCGGTCAGCTCCGGCACCAAATGGTACGCCTGGAAGATCATGCCGATGTGGCGGTTGCGGAGGATGTTCTTCCCCTCGCCCGGCAGGTTGTCGATGCGGTTGCCCTCGAAACGGACCTCGCCGGCGTCGGGCCGGTCGAGCGTGGCGAGCAGGTGCAGCAGCGTGCTCTTGCCGCTGCCCGACTGGCCGACGATCGCTACGAGCTCGCCCTTGCGGACCTCGAAGTCGACCCCCTGCAGCACGGGCGTCTTGACGTCGCCCTTGCGGTAGGTGCGGTGGAGGTCGTGCGACGACAGGATGACCGGACCGGTCGACTTGGCCCGCGGCTTGGCCGGCGGGGCGTCGGCGGTCGGCAGGAAGTCGGCGAGCGTGGGGCTGGTAGTGCTCATGGCAACTCTACTCGGTAGCTGAAGGTATCCCCGCATCGGCGAAGCGGGAGACGATTTCCCG contains:
- a CDS encoding DUF11 domain-containing protein, with product MKPRTPQSALPLVLAALAVATLTGCAMNGLPRIDPSGERFFIWPDSQPVVGPLASPGAVIAPPGGNATLPPVGSAGTTASTGPSCPLCPLCPLGCPLGGLFDDKTVIGPVAGGPPPVEPTNRVTLTPGRVLAPVGSEVVLRAGVCGKDGYLLTNRKVEWMIDQEGVGQFAEIGDAGQRDFMRYPWSTPKKINNTYAVGYTSPVHTCLRRGTADPADDLQINDGEAWVSITSPSEGTSYITAYAPNEDNWNARRAQATIYWVDAQWRLPPSAVIAAGQPHVLATTITRQTDGAPLAGWIVRYEVADGTGARLGYDAGQVSEVTSDNRGVAQVEVTPTDAQPGSSRIRITVVRPEQAGIASSPRLDVGAGEATITWSNTAAGTQPLFPPVTPQLPATPPAFPQQPTEPNPRPQLPPDNEPPIGIEPPGRPDLEVRVQKITPDPIKVGQEVTYNIVIRNIGDGVARNVRLFDVFDPGLASPQDGERVGRIDSKDNIKDIAPTGTREIPLTFDVLTAGEHWHEVTVKADGGVDAFYKADFTAIDDQPVAAAVTMQTDIAPVRPTVGDEVRFKIVLENTSNVPATNLRLEIAPDPALRVTGILPENLSNVTQALTTGGAITPLGTLAAGQKVTIRYGCNANMATQIGNPAEITAFLKGDGISLAGREQIEILPAAAAPPAAAPLGVSVQTSANPIRRNGQADVTVTLTNNTAQPLLGVNVDIRIPPQLSPRPLVADTPIGTALIAQQPFLRLSPAIASLAPGGKATIRVPYDAVNPGQGAVEARGTWQGGTAPSDGRVIVTVEP
- a CDS encoding DNA polymerase ligase N-terminal domain-containing protein, with the translated sequence MPRYVLLRHECPPDYRVGSHWDLMLERDGVLLTWSLPRLPARWGGSSGDEIEAERLPDHRLAYLDYEGPVSGSRGEVRRVVAGEFTWMSCDEQRVEAELASGKITLNNSGSTWQLRVTS
- a CDS encoding ABC transporter ATP-binding protein, which gives rise to MSTTSPTLADFLPTADAPPAKPRAKSTGPVILSSHDLHRTYRKGDVKTPVLQGVDFEVRKGELVAIVGQSGSGKSTLLHLLATLDRPDAGEVRFEGNRIDNLPGEGKNILRNRHIGMIFQAYHLVPELTAIENVLSPAMIRYSTLGYWRNRKQLRQRAEQLMETVELSHRLNHKPRELSGGEMQRVAIARALMSEPRLLLADEPTGNLDQNTGEEILRLLERLNEEQQLTIVLVTHDLRIADRAHRIVTLVDGRVQGGSLAAA